ATTGAAAATGAAGCTGGTTCAGACCAAAAAAATCTCTACAACGAGAAAACTTTGGAGTACAAAAAGACTGTAACGGTATCGAGAAAATATCCCTACTCTTACGGATTCATTCTTGACACAACAAGCGGCGATGATGATAACGTGGACGCCTTTATTATCACTGACAAGGAGTTGAAAGCTGGTCAAATCGTGGAATGTGAACCTGTCGGGTTGATGGAGCAGATGGAAAAGTCGTGGGATAAGTCTAAGGGCGATGTAGAAGAAGTAGATCACAACGTCCTCATGATTTTAGAAGATAGCGGTCAAAATATTGTCAGTGATAAAGTAAAAGATAGCCTCACGGATTTCGTGCTCCATGTTTTTGACCACATTCGTCCAAACAAAAATCGGGTAGGGAATTTTCTCGACAAGGAACAAGCATTGAAATATATTGAAAGCTGTAAAGATGTTTAACCAAGACGGGATAAAAATTTTCAACATCCGATAATAAGGTAATAGGCGGTTCCGTGGCCGACGGGGTGATTTTTTGGGTGGAAT
The window above is part of the Patescibacteria group bacterium genome. Proteins encoded here:
- a CDS encoding inorganic diphosphatase; this translates as MKVFIENEAGSDQKNLYNEKTLEYKKTVTVSRKYPYSYGFILDTTSGDDDNVDAFIITDKELKAGQIVECEPVGLMEQMEKSWDKSKGDVEEVDHNVLMILEDSGQNIVSDKVKDSLTDFVLHVFDHIRPNKNRVGNFLDKEQALKYIESCKDV